Proteins co-encoded in one Haloarcula pelagica genomic window:
- a CDS encoding ATP-dependent DNA helicase, with protein sequence MDVADLPGVPDWLPDHLRGDGIEELYPPQAEAVEAGVTRGENLVAAIPTASGKTLVAELAMLSSVARGGTALYIVPLRALASEKRAEFEQFEEYGLDVGVSTGNYESDGGWLADKDIVVATSEKVDSLVRNDAPWIGDLSCVVSDEVHLVDDGNRGPTLEVTLAKLRRLNPDLQTVALSATIGNADELAGWLDAELVDSDWRPIDLQKGVHYGQALHLEDGSQQRLAVRNNEKPTAAIVRDTLTDDTDEDGEVVEEGGSTLVFVNSRRNAESAAGRLGSTVRPHLSDDERDQLADVAAEIRDVSDTETSDDLADAVADGAAFHHAGLARGHRELVEEAFRDRLVKVVCATPTLAAGVNTPSRRVVVRDWRRYDGEAGGMQPLSVLEVHQMMGRAGRPGLDPYGEAALIANSHDELDELFERYVWADPEPVRSKLAAEPALRTHILATVASGFARSRGGLLEFLEQTLYASQTTESGRLERVVGDVLTYLERNGFVERDGDELDATSLGHTVSRLYLDPMSAAEIVDGLEHWERHAAEPATDGAERAADDGFTTASELADGEQAGAAGTDPDDISALGLFHLVSRTPDMYELYLRSGDREEYEMAVYEREAELLGPTPSEFEDDRFEDWLAAFKTGRLLEDWASEIDEETITERYGVGPGDIRGKVETAQWLLGAAESLASEVGLDAAPAISEARRRVEHGVGEELIDLAGVRGVGRKRARRLYDAGITDRAALRDAPKPTVLAALRGREKTAENVLENAGHRNPSMEGVEPDPDVAVVADDGSAGERSDDTAEDQSSLGDF encoded by the coding sequence ATGGACGTTGCGGACCTGCCGGGCGTGCCCGACTGGCTGCCCGACCATCTACGCGGAGACGGGATCGAGGAGCTGTATCCACCCCAGGCCGAGGCCGTCGAGGCCGGGGTCACGCGCGGTGAGAACCTCGTCGCCGCCATCCCGACCGCGAGCGGGAAAACTCTCGTGGCGGAACTGGCGATGCTGTCCTCGGTCGCCCGCGGCGGGACGGCGCTGTATATCGTCCCGTTGCGCGCGCTGGCAAGCGAGAAGCGCGCCGAGTTCGAACAGTTCGAGGAGTACGGCTTAGACGTAGGCGTCTCGACGGGCAACTACGAGTCCGACGGCGGCTGGCTGGCCGACAAGGACATCGTCGTCGCCACCAGCGAGAAGGTCGATTCCCTCGTGCGAAACGACGCGCCCTGGATCGGGGACCTGAGCTGTGTCGTCAGCGACGAGGTCCACCTCGTCGACGACGGGAACCGGGGACCGACGCTGGAGGTGACCCTGGCGAAGCTCCGCCGGCTCAACCCCGACCTGCAGACGGTTGCGCTGTCGGCGACCATCGGCAACGCCGACGAACTGGCCGGCTGGCTCGACGCCGAACTCGTCGACTCGGACTGGCGGCCCATCGACCTCCAGAAGGGGGTCCACTACGGCCAGGCGCTCCACCTCGAAGACGGGAGCCAGCAGCGCCTCGCCGTCCGTAACAACGAGAAGCCGACCGCCGCGATCGTCCGGGACACGCTGACCGACGACACCGACGAGGACGGCGAAGTGGTCGAGGAGGGGGGCTCGACACTGGTGTTCGTCAACTCCCGGCGCAACGCCGAGTCGGCCGCCGGCCGGCTGGGGAGTACGGTCCGACCCCACCTCAGCGACGACGAGCGCGACCAGTTGGCCGACGTGGCCGCCGAGATCCGGGACGTGAGCGACACCGAGACCAGCGACGACCTGGCCGACGCCGTCGCCGACGGCGCGGCGTTCCATCACGCCGGGCTGGCACGGGGCCACCGGGAACTCGTCGAGGAGGCGTTCCGGGACCGGCTCGTGAAGGTCGTCTGTGCGACGCCGACGCTGGCCGCCGGCGTGAACACGCCCTCCCGGCGCGTGGTCGTCCGGGACTGGCGCCGCTACGACGGCGAGGCCGGCGGGATGCAACCGCTCTCCGTGCTGGAGGTCCACCAGATGATGGGGCGGGCCGGCCGGCCCGGACTCGACCCCTACGGCGAGGCGGCGCTGATCGCCAACAGCCACGACGAACTCGACGAACTGTTCGAGCGGTACGTCTGGGCCGACCCCGAGCCCGTGCGGTCGAAACTCGCCGCCGAACCCGCTCTGCGGACACACATCCTGGCGACGGTCGCCTCCGGGTTCGCCCGGTCGCGCGGCGGCCTCCTGGAGTTTCTCGAACAGACGCTGTACGCGAGCCAGACGACCGAGAGCGGCCGGCTCGAACGGGTCGTCGGCGACGTGCTCACCTACCTCGAACGGAACGGCTTCGTCGAGCGGGACGGCGACGAACTCGACGCCACGTCGCTTGGCCACACCGTCTCGCGGCTCTACCTCGATCCGATGAGCGCCGCCGAGATCGTCGACGGGCTGGAACACTGGGAGCGCCACGCGGCCGAACCGGCGACCGACGGCGCCGAGCGGGCCGCCGATGACGGGTTCACGACCGCGAGCGAACTCGCGGACGGCGAGCAGGCCGGCGCGGCCGGGACGGACCCCGACGACATCTCGGCGCTGGGCCTGTTCCATCTCGTCTCGCGGACGCCGGACATGTACGAACTGTACCTCCGGTCGGGCGACCGCGAGGAGTACGAGATGGCGGTGTACGAGCGCGAGGCCGAACTGCTCGGGCCGACGCCCTCGGAGTTCGAGGACGACCGCTTCGAGGACTGGCTCGCGGCGTTCAAGACCGGCCGGCTGTTGGAGGACTGGGCCTCCGAGATCGACGAGGAGACGATCACCGAACGCTACGGCGTCGGCCCGGGCGACATCCGCGGGAAAGTCGAGACCGCGCAGTGGCTGCTGGGGGCCGCCGAGTCCCTGGCAAGCGAGGTCGGTCTGGACGCCGCACCGGCGATCAGCGAGGCCAGGCGGCGGGTCGAACACGGCGTCGGCGAGGAGCTGATCGATCTGGCGGGCGTGCGCGGCGTCGGCCGCAAGCGCGCCCGACGGCTCTACGACGCCGGCATCACCGACCGCGCCGCGCTGCGCGACGCCCCGAAACCGACCGTCCTCGCGGCGCTCCGGGGCCGGGAGAAGACCGCCGAGAACGTCCTGGAGAACGCCGGCCATCGGAACCCCTCGATGGAGGGGGTCGAACCGGACCCGGACGTTGCGGTCGTGGCGGACGACGGCTCGGCCGGAGAACGGTCGGACGACACTGCCGAGGACCAGTCCAGCCTGGGGGATTTCTGA
- the cgi121 gene encoding KEOPS complex subunit Cgi121: protein MEVVDGTTTVDDVGAFVAELEGIGDTYGATIQAFDARYVVDRAHVERAVELATRARDRGEGIAEDFGVEILLYAAGRRQINQALEMGLSDGDCPVVAVVVGGDEAAAAAALGDLLDPGETLGEYDRDRVRSFFDVTDTELAATEGTIADAVHERVALLPVEK from the coding sequence ATGGAGGTCGTCGACGGGACCACGACGGTCGACGACGTGGGGGCGTTCGTCGCGGAGCTTGAGGGGATCGGCGACACCTACGGCGCGACGATCCAGGCGTTCGACGCCCGCTACGTGGTCGACCGCGCACACGTAGAGCGGGCGGTCGAACTGGCGACCCGCGCCCGCGACCGCGGCGAGGGGATCGCCGAGGACTTCGGCGTCGAGATCCTGCTGTACGCCGCCGGACGGCGCCAGATCAACCAGGCCCTGGAGATGGGCCTCAGCGACGGGGACTGTCCGGTCGTCGCCGTCGTGGTCGGCGGGGACGAAGCCGCCGCTGCCGCCGCCCTTGGCGACCTGCTCGACCCGGGTGAGACGCTGGGGGAGTACGACCGCGACCGGGTCCGCTCGTTTTTCGACGTGACCGACACCGAGTTGGCTGCGACCGAGGGAACCATCGCCGATGCCGTCCACGAGCGGGTCGCGCTGTTGCCCGTCGAGAAGTAG